The Pseudomonadota bacterium DNA window CATCGGCCCCGTCGCTTCCGATGCCGATGTTCGTGTCACTCGACACACTGGCTGACCTTCTGGATCTCAACAGAAAAACCGTCTACACCGCCGCGCGTCGAGGGATGATTCCCGGTGTTCGGCGCATCGGCCGTGCCTTTCGCGCGCATGTCCCAACAGTGATAGAGTGGTTCTCGGCTGGCCCGCGTACTGACCGCAAGAGGGGGAACCCATGACGGTCAGACACAAGCGGCGCCGCGACCCGAAGACGGGCGAGGCACAGGAAAGACTGAGGATCGAGATTCGTTTCAGACATCCCAACGGCCGTTACCAGCGCATACGACTATGGGCGCAAGGCTCGACCCGGCGAGAGGCCGAGGACGAGGAGCGCAAGGTCATCAAGTCGCTCGAAGACGGCACGTTCAGGAAGGAAGAGGAGGTGAAAGAGGAAGAGCAGAAGAAGATGCCGACAGTAGCGGAGTTCGCGCAGACGTTCATCGAAAAGTACGCCGTAGGGCTCAACAAGCCGTCCGAGGTCGGGACGAAGAGATCGATTGTCCGTTGCTACATCGATCCGTTCATGGGAGACAGGCGCCTTGACGAGATCGGCACTGTAGACATCGATG harbors:
- a CDS encoding DNA-binding protein produces the protein MFVSLDTLADLLDLNRKTVYTAARRGMIPGVRRIGRAFRAHVPTVIEWFSAGPRTDRKRGNP